Proteins encoded within one genomic window of Polaribacter sp. NJDZ03:
- a CDS encoding SusC/RagA family TonB-linked outer membrane protein, protein MVSKIKEEVNLGFQNRENIDVVGAISTIEPGDFLKYDNTQWVRDALSGRMLGLKGSDNIRGLGSALIVVDGIPGRSVDLLNMEEIKEITILKDANAVALYGAMGKNGVIVVTTKRGTEKQEFNVSISSGIKAPTSMPNYLGSAEYMTLFNEARANDGLARNPGFTDEAIANHASGTNPFRYPNVDFYSSEYMKDYASFTNVVADFSGAVDDTKYYINLGFKSDQTIQNVTDNDKGVKRFNVRGNIDFRVNDWIKSSFDMIAIIEQNTTSLTNLYDAGNNFRPNLYAPLLPISAIDVTGNPELAGVLQAAKKFNGFLIGGNQNFKDNVPLGSVYAGGSRTNVTRISQVNNAIDFDLSAITEGLSAKTYLSFDFYNLYNTSSENDFAAYEPTWNDDNKIVGLVNVRENDRTEQNENISSNLFTIRYGFYGMINYEKMLGKNHKINASIIALANSTQVIDEEQSDKNNHLGMSVNYTYKNKLMFDFNASYVHSIKLAEGNRGKFAPTLGFAYVLTEEDSLKDSSWLNYLKIRSSMGVVYSDVGIDGYFLYDAIYQQDGGSYNWGDASNGSGFNNQYTTIDRGQNNNLGMEKRMDYNLGFEALIGKKLWVEANVFRSDMTDQVINATTVYPEYYGGFRPFSNFNADKYSGFEFGANYLDRFGKFGMNIGARVLYTNSTRKKVDEVYADDYQNREGKPVNAIFGLESIGFFGEDDFNTDGSLNAGIPTQFGALQPGDLRYKDINNDGVVNNQDEVSIGRWDSPWTFSSDITLDYGPFTLFALLTAEVGGNGVADGNYYRPQGDQKYSEVVRGRWTPETANTATFPRLSSLTNTNNFGNNSTFWLYDNSNFRLQRVQLTYDLPKNWVDKMNMEDFSVYASGSNLAEISKNKDIRQLQLNNSPMYRYYSLGLRMKF, encoded by the coding sequence ATGGTATCCAAAATTAAGGAAGAAGTAAACTTAGGATTCCAGAATCGGGAGAATATAGACGTGGTAGGTGCGATATCTACTATAGAACCCGGAGATTTCCTTAAGTATGATAACACCCAATGGGTTCGAGATGCTTTATCTGGTAGAATGCTAGGACTTAAAGGAAGCGACAACATTCGTGGTTTAGGTTCTGCCTTAATCGTTGTGGATGGTATTCCAGGTAGAAGCGTCGATTTGCTTAATATGGAAGAAATCAAGGAAATTACCATTTTAAAAGATGCCAATGCAGTAGCGCTATATGGTGCTATGGGTAAGAATGGGGTTATCGTTGTAACAACGAAACGTGGTACGGAAAAGCAAGAGTTTAATGTAAGTATTAGTTCGGGAATTAAAGCCCCTACTAGTATGCCAAATTATCTAGGCTCTGCTGAATATATGACGCTTTTTAATGAAGCTAGAGCCAATGATGGGCTAGCTCGGAATCCTGGTTTTACAGATGAAGCAATTGCAAATCATGCTAGTGGAACTAATCCTTTTAGATATCCTAATGTAGATTTCTACAGTAGTGAATATATGAAAGATTACGCTTCATTTACCAATGTAGTGGCAGATTTCTCTGGAGCAGTAGATGATACCAAATATTACATCAATCTTGGTTTTAAAAGCGATCAAACCATACAAAATGTTACCGATAATGATAAAGGTGTTAAGCGTTTTAATGTTCGTGGAAATATCGATTTTAGAGTAAATGACTGGATTAAGAGTAGCTTTGATATGATTGCTATTATTGAACAGAATACAACTTCTTTAACCAATCTTTATGATGCAGGAAATAATTTTAGACCTAACCTATATGCTCCTTTATTACCTATAAGCGCTATAGATGTTACCGGTAATCCAGAATTAGCAGGGGTATTACAGGCAGCCAAAAAATTTAATGGATTCCTTATTGGAGGAAATCAAAATTTTAAAGACAATGTGCCTTTGGGTAGTGTATATGCTGGAGGTAGTAGAACTAACGTAACAAGAATAAGTCAGGTAAACAATGCCATTGATTTTGACTTGAGTGCTATTACAGAAGGCTTATCTGCTAAAACATATTTAAGTTTTGATTTTTATAATTTATATAACACTAGTAGTGAAAACGACTTTGCTGCATACGAACCTACCTGGAACGATGATAATAAGATTGTAGGATTGGTAAACGTAAGGGAAAATGACCGTACAGAGCAAAATGAGAATATTAGTTCTAATCTGTTTACTATTCGTTATGGTTTCTACGGGATGATTAACTACGAGAAGATGTTAGGTAAAAATCACAAGATCAATGCTTCTATAATAGCGCTTGCTAATAGCACTCAGGTTATAGATGAAGAGCAATCTGATAAGAATAACCATTTAGGAATGAGTGTTAACTATACGTACAAGAACAAATTGATGTTCGATTTTAATGCTTCTTACGTACATTCTATAAAATTAGCAGAAGGTAATCGTGGTAAGTTTGCTCCAACATTAGGCTTTGCATACGTACTTACTGAGGAAGATTCTTTAAAGGATTCTTCTTGGTTGAATTATTTAAAAATACGATCTTCTATGGGAGTTGTTTATTCTGATGTAGGTATTGATGGGTATTTTTTATATGATGCCATTTATCAACAAGATGGAGGTTCTTATAATTGGGGAGACGCATCAAATGGTTCTGGTTTCAATAATCAATACACCACAATAGACAGAGGACAGAACAATAATTTGGGTATGGAGAAAAGAATGGATTATAACCTTGGTTTTGAGGCCTTAATTGGTAAAAAATTATGGGTAGAGGCCAATGTTTTTAGATCAGATATGACAGATCAAGTAATCAATGCAACCACTGTGTACCCAGAATACTATGGAGGGTTTAGACCTTTCTCTAATTTTAACGCTGATAAATATTCTGGTTTTGAATTCGGTGCTAACTATTTGGATCGTTTTGGTAAGTTTGGGATGAACATCGGGGCTAGAGTATTATACACTAATTCTACTAGAAAGAAGGTAGATGAAGTTTATGCAGACGATTATCAGAATAGAGAGGGGAAACCTGTGAATGCTATTTTTGGTTTAGAGTCTATAGGCTTCTTTGGTGAAGATGATTTTAACACAGATGGTTCCCTTAATGCAGGTATACCTACTCAGTTCGGGGCATTACAGCCAGGAGATCTTCGTTATAAAGATATAAATAACGATGGAGTGGTAAACAATCAAGATGAAGTTTCTATAGGTAGATGGGATTCACCTTGGACATTCAGTTCTGATATTACCTTAGATTATGGTCCTTTTACGCTTTTTGCACTTTTAACTGCAGAAGTTGGTGGTAATGGTGTAGCCGATGGTAATTATTATCGCCCTCAAGGAGATCAAAAATACTCTGAAGTAGTTCGTGGTCGTTGGACACCAGAAACAGCTAATACGGCAACTTTTCCAAGATTGTCTTCCTTAACAAATACAAACAATTTTGGTAACAACTCTACCTTTTGGTTGTATGACAATAGTAACTTTAGGTTACAAAGGGTACAATTGACATATGATCTGCCAAAAAATTGGGTAGATAAGATGAACATGGAAGATTTTAGTGTGTACGCTTCCGGATCAAACTTGGCGGAGATTTCAAAAAATAAGGACATTCGCCAACTGCAATTGAATAATAGCCCAATGTACCGTTACTATTCTTTGGGACTTAGAATGAAGTTTTAA
- a CDS encoding TonB-dependent receptor encodes MKQKLKNEKPVSGFMLLLALVFCSFTAVNVQAQEKITGVVTDLSGLTLPGVSVVQKGTTRGTTTDFDGNYSIQLTTGTKTLVFSYLGFKTLEIPVKGTTTISVELMEDVASLDEIVIVGYGKQKKESVVGSIVQVSGDKLLKSGGVSTVGQALTGRLPGVTTVSSTGRPGEESPDIFIRGKSSWNGSGQPLILVDGIERSMNDVNANDVESISVLKDASATAVFGVKGANGVILITTKRGKIGKAQLSLTASSTLKKPSKLPGKYDSYNGIKVANESIERSVPANEGAWKFYVPESIADRYRNPINDTDQYVYPNVDWIKTTQKDFAMDYKVDLSIRGGTETVKYFGAINYNHVGDIYDANAFDTGRGYTTEFSYNRFNFRSNIDFDITKSTRLSVNLSGYYGVQGGTSVDRSLLNNSIYELSPDLFYPLYPDGSYGRADPNRYDVLNPAVSLTARSDVNEHRVQVNTDFILQQKLDFITEGLSLRGSLSFDNNFRGNEGIDDPKVDADDNVVFKIYNDDGTFYYVTPSGENQFDYVVQPWSRNGLTINDNNSSRRLFYQLSLNYDRVFGDKHTVGLLALMNREEYAIGNEFPRYREDWVARATYNYDSRYFIDVNGAYNGSEKYGPGFRFDLFPSVALGWMVTNENFMSGTESWLNKLKIRGSYGVVGDDSSGGRWGYVSQWGSGGSAFLNNSNKWDKSPYTFYKEAIIGNPNLQWETSTKANIGFELAALNNMFTLDVDFFKEDRDNIVIPANDRSVPSFFGFQPPDVNLGKTTVKGLEMVLNYNQQLTENWSVNGNFAYTYTKDEIIYKEDPKLRPSYQKEAGFSIGQPRELIRGDLLENWDDVYGSYPQESNQSARRPGFYDEQDWNMDGFVSGDYDQVPFGYTERPLNTFNLSFGANYKKFSFSVQFYGVNNATKSYQDRTFVGESHLYFDFLSDYWSKDNPDGEHVLSGFNNTQHSTDSYRQWYDASFIKLQNMEFAYTFDSKEGSSYRLFLNGNNLAFWSKLPDDRLSNEDGNFRGSYPSFRRINLGVNINF; translated from the coding sequence ACGGGTACTAAAACGTTAGTGTTTTCTTATCTAGGATTTAAAACTTTAGAAATACCTGTAAAAGGTACAACTACAATTAGTGTAGAGCTAATGGAAGATGTAGCTAGTCTAGATGAAATTGTAATTGTCGGTTACGGTAAACAAAAGAAAGAAAGTGTGGTAGGTTCTATCGTGCAAGTCTCAGGAGATAAACTGTTAAAGTCTGGTGGTGTATCTACTGTAGGGCAAGCACTTACAGGGCGTTTACCAGGTGTTACCACTGTATCTTCTACTGGTCGTCCAGGAGAAGAGTCTCCAGATATTTTTATTCGTGGAAAGAGTAGTTGGAACGGAAGTGGGCAACCACTTATTTTGGTAGATGGTATAGAGCGTAGTATGAACGATGTAAATGCCAATGATGTGGAGAGTATCTCTGTATTAAAAGATGCTTCTGCTACTGCTGTATTTGGTGTAAAAGGAGCTAATGGGGTTATTCTTATTACTACAAAACGTGGTAAAATTGGTAAGGCTCAACTTTCTTTAACGGCTAGTTCTACTTTGAAAAAGCCATCTAAATTACCAGGAAAATACGATTCTTATAATGGTATAAAAGTTGCCAATGAGTCTATTGAGCGTTCTGTACCTGCTAATGAGGGAGCTTGGAAATTTTATGTACCTGAGTCGATTGCAGATAGATATAGAAATCCAATTAATGATACTGATCAGTATGTGTATCCAAATGTAGATTGGATAAAAACAACTCAAAAGGATTTCGCCATGGATTATAAGGTAGATCTTTCTATTAGAGGTGGTACTGAAACTGTAAAATATTTTGGAGCAATTAACTATAACCACGTAGGGGATATTTATGACGCAAATGCCTTTGATACTGGAAGAGGTTATACTACAGAGTTTTCTTACAATCGTTTTAACTTTAGAAGTAATATAGATTTTGACATAACAAAATCTACTCGTCTTTCTGTAAACCTTTCTGGTTATTATGGAGTTCAAGGAGGTACAAGTGTTGATAGATCATTACTTAATAATAGTATTTATGAATTGTCGCCAGATTTGTTTTATCCTTTATATCCTGATGGTTCTTATGGGCGTGCAGATCCTAACAGATATGATGTTCTTAACCCTGCGGTTTCTTTAACAGCAAGAAGTGATGTCAATGAACATAGGGTACAGGTAAATACAGATTTTATCCTACAACAAAAATTAGATTTTATTACAGAAGGTTTAAGTTTAAGAGGTTCATTATCATTTGATAACAACTTTAGAGGTAATGAGGGGATTGATGATCCTAAAGTTGATGCAGATGATAATGTGGTTTTTAAGATTTATAATGATGATGGAACCTTTTATTATGTGACACCTTCAGGTGAAAATCAATTTGATTATGTGGTTCAACCATGGTCTAGAAACGGGTTGACAATTAATGATAATAATTCTAGTAGACGTTTATTTTATCAGCTTTCTTTAAATTATGATCGTGTTTTTGGAGACAAACATACCGTAGGTCTGTTAGCTTTAATGAATAGAGAAGAGTATGCTATAGGTAATGAATTTCCAAGATATAGGGAAGATTGGGTGGCCAGAGCTACCTATAATTATGATAGTCGTTACTTTATTGATGTGAATGGAGCTTATAACGGATCGGAGAAATACGGACCAGGTTTTAGGTTCGATCTTTTTCCTTCTGTAGCACTAGGTTGGATGGTAACTAATGAGAATTTTATGAGCGGAACAGAAAGTTGGTTAAACAAACTTAAGATTCGTGGTTCTTACGGTGTTGTAGGTGATGATTCTTCAGGTGGTAGATGGGGTTATGTTTCTCAGTGGGGAAGTGGAGGAAGTGCTTTTTTGAACAATAGTAACAAATGGGATAAATCTCCTTATACTTTTTATAAAGAAGCTATAATCGGAAACCCTAATTTGCAATGGGAGACCTCAACGAAAGCCAATATTGGTTTTGAATTAGCTGCATTAAATAATATGTTTACCTTAGATGTGGATTTCTTTAAGGAGGATCGTGATAATATTGTTATCCCTGCTAATGACCGTAGTGTTCCTAGTTTTTTTGGTTTTCAGCCGCCAGATGTTAACTTAGGTAAAACGACTGTAAAAGGTTTGGAGATGGTTCTTAATTATAATCAACAACTTACAGAGAATTGGAGTGTTAATGGAAATTTTGCCTACACTTATACCAAGGATGAGATAATTTATAAGGAAGATCCTAAACTTAGACCTTCATATCAAAAAGAGGCAGGATTTTCTATAGGTCAACCGCGTGAATTAATAAGGGGAGATCTATTAGAGAATTGGGATGATGTATATGGTTCGTATCCTCAAGAGAGTAACCAAAGTGCACGTAGACCTGGTTTCTATGATGAGCAGGATTGGAACATGGATGGTTTTGTAAGTGGAGATTATGACCAAGTACCTTTTGGATATACAGAACGTCCTCTAAATACTTTTAACTTAAGCTTTGGTGCTAATTACAAGAAATTTAGTTTTAGTGTTCAGTTTTATGGGGTTAACAATGCTACCAAATCATATCAAGACAGAACATTTGTTGGTGAATCTCACTTATACTTTGATTTTCTTTCAGACTATTGGAGCAAAGATAATCCTGATGGAGAACATGTTCTTAGTGGATTTAATAACACACAACACAGTACAGATTCTTATAGACAATGGTATGATGCATCATTTATCAAATTACAAAATATGGAATTTGCATATACTTTTGATTCCAAAGAAGGTAGCAGCTATAGGTTGTTCCTAAACGGAAACAATTTGGCTTTCTGGTCAAAGCTTCCAGATGATAGATTGAGCAATGAAGATGGTAATTTTAGGGGTAGTTATCCTTCGTTTAGGAGAATTAACCTAGGGGTAAATATTAACTTTTAA
- a CDS encoding RagB/SusD family nutrient uptake outer membrane protein yields the protein MKKIFKIICCVFLIGTLTVSCEEYLDKTLETDLSINEVFKDFNNSQGWVEEMYAMMVDYAGAFWQYYGYYGEESVNNRTWMFDFAVDQGEYGQWANQRGMFKIAKGSGGNDAKDTNADYPFDRSSVWVSSWKGIRKANIAIENVETLMVNATQQERNAILGQSYFFRAFFHHEIMKFWGSIPYIDRVLEDDWQLPRPAEWSETALKIDEDFDKAIALLPIEWDDATWAPGAKTRGQNMFRITKGAAMAMKGKNLLYAASPLMQGSSSTYGYNKELSMKAAEALAQVIQMPRYQLVPWDNYGSVFYSENGQYPYSSEFILSQPGNVGWYPKYLPSIWQLTDVAMSSGDTGAAPTHNYIHNYFGMKDGLACDDSPLFDPQDPWKNRDPRFNKWIVVDGDQLIDNIGAATGANEVHRYAQLYNDGAHRNPNQNTGSLTGYGMRKWSPRNFNKFDNVEAFGWRSHVRLTDVYLMYAEAAVMAYGLNGKAPGFNMSAVDAVNAIRERAVPDGSLNVKPQNLTSVNKFMDEIRRERAVEMSYENHRWMDVRRWKLGTEMKYRLKTGIRFDRNSAGKPINFQEEIIRTKVFEEKHYWLPFPQNDTELYAGFPQNPGW from the coding sequence ATGAAAAAAATATTTAAAATAATATGCTGCGTATTTTTGATAGGAACACTTACTGTTTCTTGCGAAGAATACTTAGATAAAACACTTGAAACCGACCTAAGTATCAATGAAGTCTTTAAAGATTTTAATAATTCTCAAGGTTGGGTAGAGGAAATGTATGCTATGATGGTTGATTATGCTGGAGCTTTCTGGCAGTACTACGGCTATTATGGTGAAGAATCGGTTAATAATCGTACTTGGATGTTCGATTTTGCAGTAGATCAAGGAGAATATGGTCAATGGGCAAATCAAAGAGGTATGTTTAAGATTGCCAAAGGTTCTGGTGGTAATGATGCAAAAGATACTAATGCAGACTATCCTTTTGATAGAAGTTCTGTTTGGGTAAGTAGCTGGAAAGGTATTAGAAAAGCAAACATAGCTATTGAAAATGTAGAGACCTTAATGGTAAATGCTACGCAACAAGAAAGGAATGCTATTTTAGGACAGTCGTACTTCTTTAGAGCATTTTTTCATCATGAAATTATGAAGTTCTGGGGTTCTATACCATATATAGACAGAGTTTTAGAGGATGATTGGCAGTTACCAAGACCTGCAGAATGGTCTGAAACAGCATTAAAAATAGATGAAGACTTTGATAAAGCTATTGCGTTACTTCCTATAGAGTGGGACGATGCAACTTGGGCTCCTGGAGCGAAGACTAGAGGACAGAATATGTTCCGTATAACCAAAGGTGCTGCGATGGCTATGAAAGGTAAGAATCTTTTATACGCAGCTAGTCCATTAATGCAAGGTAGTAGTAGTACCTATGGATATAATAAGGAATTGAGTATGAAAGCTGCAGAAGCTTTGGCTCAGGTAATACAAATGCCTAGGTATCAATTAGTGCCTTGGGATAATTATGGTTCTGTGTTCTATTCAGAGAACGGACAGTATCCTTATTCTTCTGAGTTTATTTTAAGTCAACCAGGAAACGTAGGTTGGTATCCTAAGTATTTACCGTCTATATGGCAGTTAACTGATGTTGCTATGAGTTCAGGTGATACAGGTGCAGCCCCTACCCATAACTATATCCATAATTATTTTGGAATGAAAGATGGGTTGGCATGTGATGATAGTCCTTTGTTCGATCCTCAAGATCCTTGGAAAAATAGAGATCCTCGTTTTAATAAATGGATTGTGGTAGATGGTGATCAGTTGATTGACAATATAGGAGCCGCTACTGGCGCTAATGAAGTACACCGATATGCCCAACTTTATAATGATGGAGCACACCGTAATCCTAATCAAAATACTGGTTCCCTAACAGGATATGGTATGAGAAAATGGTCTCCAAGAAATTTTAATAAGTTCGATAATGTAGAAGCATTTGGTTGGAGATCTCATGTAAGGCTTACCGACGTATACCTGATGTATGCAGAGGCTGCTGTAATGGCTTATGGCTTAAACGGAAAAGCACCTGGATTCAATATGTCTGCAGTAGACGCGGTAAACGCAATACGTGAACGTGCCGTTCCAGACGGTAGTTTAAATGTTAAACCACAGAATTTAACCAGTGTAAACAAATTTATGGATGAGATCCGTAGAGAACGTGCCGTAGAAATGAGTTACGAAAATCACCGCTGGATGGATGTAAGACGTTGGAAATTGGGTACAGAAATGAAATATCGTTTGAAAACAGGTATCCGTTTTGACCGAAATTCTGCTGGAAAACCAATCAACTTCCAAGAAGAGATAATACGTACTAAAGTTTTTGAGGAAAAACATTATTGGTTACCATTTCCTCAGAATGATACGGAATTGTACGCTGGATTCCCACAAAACCCGGGATGGTAA
- a CDS encoding RagB/SusD family nutrient uptake outer membrane protein: MKNFFKYTTIAIVLLSLGACTIEPLDENLQGENRLNNDPSFAEGLLLNGYEGMPNQYSFSDVATDDAVNNVVNDFRRMATGEWNAQNAFSSRWGQYEQILYLNNFMEVIDNVSWKRDTVTNQLFKERMLGEAIALRGIRHFWILQEHGGKSNSGELLGIPYISDFLSFDADFNIPRLSFQETVARINTDLEEALEYLPMDWDGDLSKRPSRYDGIDTERYQFVFGNSQDGRVSGRIIKAIQAKMNMLAASPAFLNGSGGNYQIAANILADLLNDNGGVAGLDPNGLTNFYDFPNGTRTFPEVLWRENVFTSAFVEENNFPPSLNGDGAVNPTQNLVDAFPMLDGTPFSTSHPDYDAANPYTNRDPRLALYILYNGNDLNGRVINTGVGGGSNEVDKVQGKSTRSGFYMKKLLAPDLVISNDGSTTTTEKMNIYLRYTDLYLLLAEAANELGGPDNMVDGMSARSIIGAIRSRAGVGQSSGDAYLSSITSKADMRELIRNERRLELCFEGYRLYDLRRWGILNTIPNVKGAKFNGANYTILNVESRIYNSNANYGPIPQNEIVKFNQLVQNQGW, translated from the coding sequence ATGAAAAATTTTTTTAAATATACAACGATAGCTATCGTTCTCTTATCCTTAGGAGCTTGTACTATCGAGCCTTTGGATGAAAATTTACAAGGAGAGAATAGATTGAACAATGATCCCTCCTTTGCCGAAGGCTTACTGCTTAATGGCTATGAGGGAATGCCAAATCAGTATTCTTTTAGTGACGTAGCTACAGACGATGCTGTTAATAACGTTGTTAACGATTTTAGACGTATGGCTACAGGAGAATGGAATGCTCAAAATGCATTTTCAAGTAGATGGGGACAGTATGAACAAATCCTATATTTGAACAATTTCATGGAAGTTATTGATAATGTATCTTGGAAAAGAGATACAGTTACCAATCAACTTTTTAAGGAAAGAATGCTAGGTGAAGCGATTGCCTTGAGAGGAATAAGACATTTCTGGATTTTACAAGAACATGGAGGAAAAAGCAATTCAGGCGAATTATTAGGAATACCTTATATTTCTGATTTCTTGTCTTTTGATGCTGATTTTAATATACCAAGATTAAGCTTTCAAGAAACGGTGGCTCGTATCAATACAGATTTAGAGGAAGCCTTAGAGTATTTACCAATGGATTGGGATGGTGATCTTTCAAAGCGCCCCTCAAGATATGACGGTATTGATACTGAAAGATATCAGTTTGTTTTTGGTAATTCTCAAGATGGACGTGTTAGTGGAAGGATTATCAAAGCTATTCAAGCAAAAATGAATATGTTAGCAGCTAGCCCCGCATTCTTAAACGGATCAGGAGGTAATTACCAAATAGCAGCTAATATTTTGGCTGATTTATTGAACGATAATGGAGGAGTAGCTGGATTAGATCCTAACGGGTTGACCAACTTTTATGATTTCCCAAACGGTACTCGTACATTTCCAGAAGTGCTGTGGAGAGAAAATGTATTTACTTCTGCATTTGTAGAGGAAAATAATTTTCCACCTTCTTTAAATGGAGATGGAGCTGTAAATCCTACTCAGAACTTAGTAGATGCATTTCCAATGTTAGACGGTACTCCGTTCTCTACTTCTCACCCAGATTACGATGCGGCTAACCCATACACCAATAGAGATCCTCGTTTGGCTTTGTATATATTGTACAACGGAAACGATCTTAATGGTAGAGTTATCAATACCGGTGTAGGTGGTGGTAGTAATGAAGTAGATAAGGTACAAGGTAAATCTACACGTTCTGGTTTCTATATGAAGAAATTGTTAGCTCCAGATTTAGTAATTAGTAACGATGGAAGTACAACCACAACAGAAAAAATGAATATTTATCTACGCTATACGGATCTATATCTATTGTTAGCTGAAGCTGCCAATGAATTGGGAGGTCCTGATAATATGGTAGATGGTATGAGTGCTCGTTCTATAATCGGTGCTATCCGATCTAGAGCTGGAGTAGGTCAAAGTAGTGGGGATGCTTATTTATCTAGTATTACTTCTAAAGCAGATATGCGAGAATTGATTAGAAACGAACGCAGATTAGAACTTTGTTTTGAAGGGTATCGTTTGTATGACTTAAGACGATGGGGTATTCTTAATACAATACCTAACGTTAAAGGAGCTAAATTTAATGGGGCCAATTATACAATTTTAAATGTGGAATCTAGAATTTATAATAGTAATGCTAACTACGGACCAATACCACAAAACGAGATAGTTAAATTTAACCAATTAGTACAAAACCAAGGTTGGTAA